One Spinacia oleracea cultivar Varoflay chromosome 4, BTI_SOV_V1, whole genome shotgun sequence DNA segment encodes these proteins:
- the LOC110798678 gene encoding vacuolar protein sorting-associated protein 35B-like isoform X1 has translation MVGAIASGQISKYIGRKGSLMIASIPNIIGWLVVSFSRGNNQITVNTIQDLMELITTEMQSDNAATDSAAEAFFASTLRYIQFQKQKGGAVSEKYEPNVSFFVDLGELKS, from the exons ATGGTTGGTGCAATTGCTAGTGGTCAGATTTCTAAATACATTGGGCGCAAAGGG TCACTGATGATTGCTTCAATCCCAAATATCATTGGATGGTTGGTCGTATCATTTTCGAGA GGAAACAACCAAATCACCGTCAATACAATCCAGGATCTAATGGAATTAATTACTACAGAGATGCAAAGTGATAATGCGGCAACAGATTCTGCTGCTGAAGCTTTCTTTGCAAGCACATTGCGGTACATCCAATTCCAGAAACAAAAAGGTGGCGCAGTTAGTGAGAAATATGAACCTAATGTTAGTTTTTTTGTTGATCTGG GAGAACTGAAAAGTTAA
- the LOC110798678 gene encoding vacuolar protein sorting-associated protein 35B-like isoform X2: MVGAIASGQISKYIGRKGSLMIASIPNIIGWLVVSFSRGNNQITVNTIQDLMELITTEMQSDNAATDSAAEAFFASTLRYIQFQKQKGGAVSEKYEPNEN, translated from the exons ATGGTTGGTGCAATTGCTAGTGGTCAGATTTCTAAATACATTGGGCGCAAAGGG TCACTGATGATTGCTTCAATCCCAAATATCATTGGATGGTTGGTCGTATCATTTTCGAGA GGAAACAACCAAATCACCGTCAATACAATCCAGGATCTAATGGAATTAATTACTACAGAGATGCAAAGTGATAATGCGGCAACAGATTCTGCTGCTGAAGCTTTCTTTGCAAGCACATTGCGGTACATCCAATTCCAGAAACAAAAAGGTGGCGCAGTTAGTGAGAAATATGAACCTAAT GAGAACTGA
- the LOC110798678 gene encoding sugar transporter ERD6-like 6 isoform X3 → MVGAIASGQISKYIGRKGSLMIASIPNIIGWLVVSFSRRCKVIMRQQILLLKLSLQAHCGTSNSRNKKVAQLVRNMNLMRTEKLKLEKGKQTR, encoded by the exons ATGGTTGGTGCAATTGCTAGTGGTCAGATTTCTAAATACATTGGGCGCAAAGGG TCACTGATGATTGCTTCAATCCCAAATATCATTGGATGGTTGGTCGTATCATTTTCGAGA AGATGCAAAGTGATAATGCGGCAACAGATTCTGCTGCTGAAGCTTTCTTTGCAAGCACATTGCGGTACATCCAATTCCAGAAACAAAAAGGTGGCGCAGTTAGTGAGAAATATGAACCTAAT GAGAACTGAAAAGTTAAAACTTGAGAAAGGGAAACAAACTCGGTAA
- the LOC110798678 gene encoding sugar transporter ERD6-like 6 isoform X4 translates to MVGAIASGQISKYIGRKGSLMIASIPNIIGWLVVSFSRRCKVIMRQQILLLKLSLQAHCGTSNSRNKKVAQLVRNMNLMLVFLLIWEN, encoded by the exons ATGGTTGGTGCAATTGCTAGTGGTCAGATTTCTAAATACATTGGGCGCAAAGGG TCACTGATGATTGCTTCAATCCCAAATATCATTGGATGGTTGGTCGTATCATTTTCGAGA AGATGCAAAGTGATAATGCGGCAACAGATTCTGCTGCTGAAGCTTTCTTTGCAAGCACATTGCGGTACATCCAATTCCAGAAACAAAAAGGTGGCGCAGTTAGTGAGAAATATGAACCTAATGTTAGTTTTTTTGTTGATCTGG GAGAACTGA